Proteins from one Telopea speciosissima isolate NSW1024214 ecotype Mountain lineage chromosome 1, Tspe_v1, whole genome shotgun sequence genomic window:
- the LOC122648843 gene encoding oleosin G-like yields the protein MADRHSSPGQAQRPTARAATGGGGGTFLRKLQVHAPNSTQLMGFLTLMISGSILLLLTGLTLSASVLGLIFITPLILLTSPIWVPAGTLLLIGVSGFLSMCGFGVAVVAGLSWMYKYLRGRHPPGSDSLDYARRRLADTAYHVKDYAREYGGYLHSRVKDAAPGA from the coding sequence ATGGCGGATCGTCATAGCAGCCCTGGCCAAGCACAGAGGCCAACTGCAAGAGCAGCTaccggtggcggtggcggtacATTCCTGAGGAAACTGCAAGTCCATGCTCCCAATTCCACACAACTTATGGGTTTCTTAACGCTGATGATCTCTGGAAGTATACTGCTTCTCCTCACAGGGCTAACGCTGAGTGCCAGCGTTTTGGGATTGATCTTCATCACTCCGTTGATCCTGTTGACCAGCCCGATATGGGTACCGGCAGGAACATTGCTATTGATAGGTGTGAGTGGATTCCTATCCATGTGTGGGTTCGGAGTGGCGGTGGTGGCAGGGCTATCGTGGATGTATAAGTACCTCAGAGGGAGGCATCCTCCGGGATCTGACAGTTTAGATTACGCCAGGAGAAGGCTTGCGGATACGGCTTACCACGTCAAGGATTACGCCAGGGAGTATGGTGGCTACCTGCACAGTAGGGTCAAGGACGCCGCACCTGGCGCTTAA